TTATATCATGCTGGAGACGATTGAAGAACTGCACATCCTGCAACCGGGCAGTGCCATTCATATCAGTTCCCGTACGCCGGAACGTTTTCTGCGTGCCGGCTGCAAGGTGATCCGGCAGGGACATGGATATCCTTCCGTATTCAATCCGGATGTGTATATCCAGGAACTGATGCGCCAGGGTAAATCGTTGCACGATGCCCGGGAGGGCGGTTGCAGTGGTTGCATCGAGGTCGGCGCTTTCGGTAAAGAGGCTTATGTGCTGACGGGATATCTGAATGTACCGAAGATACTGGAAGTGACGTTGAATAATGGTCTCGATCCGGTTTCGGGTCGTAAAGTCGGACTGGAAACCGGCGATCCGCGTGACTTTGCAAGTTATGATGAGCTGTATGCCGCCTTTTTGAAACAGCTCCGGTATTTTGTGGATATGAAGATGCGTGTCAGCAATTATATCGACCGGATGTTTGCCAAATACGCTCCGGCCACCTTCCTGTCCCTGTTTATTGACGATTGCATAGTCAAAGGACGCGACTATTACAACAGCGGCCCGCGTTATAATACGACTTACATACAGTGTACCGGTTTGGGTACGATCACCGACAGTCTTTCTTCCTTAAAGAAACATGTATTTGAGGACAAACGTTTTTCTATGGACGAGCTGCTGAAAGCGATGGCGAACAATTTTGCCGGTGCGGAAGTGATGCGTCAGACGATCCTGAACCGTACACCTTTCTTCGGTAACGATGACGAGTATGCCGACTCTATCGCTGTTAAAGTTTTCGACGACCTGTACGACACTATTGAAGGCAAGCCGAATACGAAGGGAGAATGTTTTCACTTGAATATGCTGTCGACCACCTGTCATGTCTATTTCGGCAAAGTGATGGGAGCGACCCCGAACGGACGTTTGGCGGAGAAAGCGATCTCTGACGGAACATCTCCATCGCATGGAGCCGATACACACGGTCCCTCTGCCGTTGTCAAATCCCTGGGTAAGCTGGATCAGGTAAAAAGCGGTGGAACCTTGTTGAACCAACGTTTCCTGCCGAGCCTCCTGAAGCGGGAAGAAGATATTTCGAAGCTGGCCTCCCTGATCCGTAGCTATTTCGCTTTGGGCGGACATCATATCCAGTTTAATATCGTGGATACGGAGACGTTGTACGCTGCCCAAAAATGTCCGGAAGATTATCGGGACCTGCTGGTACGTGTAGCCGGTTACAGCGATTACTTTAATGATATGAATGCAGACCTGCAGGCAGATGTGATTGCCCGTACGGAGCAGGATGGTTTCTAAAATGGCTCTGATATTCGATATAAAGCGCTATGCGATAAATGACGGGCCGGGCATCCGGACGACTCTTTTCATGAAAGGATGCCCGCTCTCCTGTGTGTGGTGCCATAATCCGGAGGGATTATCCAACCGGAAACAGAAACTGTATACCCGAAAGAAATGTATAGGATGCCGGACCTGCGTGGAAGCCTGTCCGCAAAAGGCGTTGACATGGACAGCCGGCGGGATTGTGACCGATCCGTCCCTCTGTGATCTGTGCGGTATATGTGCAGAGGTCTGTCCGGTAAGGGCGATGGAGATATCCGGAACGGAATGCTCTATCGATTACCTGATGAAAGAGATTGAAAAAGAAACGGTTTTTATGGACCGGTCGGAGGGAGGCGTTACTTTCTGCGGCGGTGAACCGTTGCAGCATCCGGAGATGTTGCTGGAATTGCTCAGGCGTTGCGGGGAACTCGGGATTCACCGTGCCGTCGATACGACCTTGTTTGCCCGACCGGAAATCGTGCGGGAGGTCATGGAACATTCCGAACTGTTTCTGGTAGATCTCAAACAGATGGATACGATTAAACATAAACTTTACTGTGGGGTACCTAACGAATTGATTCTGTCAAACTTACGTATGATAGCAGAAGTCGGACATGAGTTCCGTATCCGTATTCCGCTGATCGAAGGCATCAATGCCGATGAAGAGAATATAGTACGATCTGCCGCCTTTCTTTCTTCTTTACCCTGGAAGCACCGCACAGTGAATATTCTGCTATATCATGATATAGGAAAGAATAAGCATGAGAAATTAGGTACGGTGTACAACCCGGACCGATATCCGATGGCGACACCTTCTGAAGAAACCGTGCAGCGGTGCACGGAGCTGTTTAACCGGTATGGAATAGAAGTGGTAACCGGAGGGTAAAAGCAAACCGGTATTTTCCCGGTAAAGATGATTCAATCTTTAAGGAAGATACCGGCTCTGTCGTATCTGGCAATGTTTTATTCTTCTACCTGTACTTTTACGATCACTTTGCGGATATTCCCTTCACCGATACCGGGGGCGTGGCCGTCTTCCGGAAAATAAACGGCGAATTGTCCCGGATAGATTTTCGTGTAAGCGGTGGGGCGGTCTACATAGAAAGCGATATCCTTCGCTTCGTCGTAAGGAATCGATTCTTCCTGCAGTTCGCAACCGGGCTTCCAGCCGATCTTTTCCACACCCAGCAGAGGCAGCTGGATATCGATATATTTCTTGTGTGTTTCGATAGCGGCATCCTTTTTATCCTTACCGGTCAGGCTGGCCACATTGATGAACAGACGGGAACCGTCCAGTTCATATTTGCCGTCTTCCACTTTAGAAAAATCAGTTTCTTTTATGTAATCAAATGCTTTTTTGAAAAGAGGGTGTAAGCGCTCTACCTTTTCTGTGTTATTCAAGGAGTCAAGTATCATAACTGTATTTATTTATAAATTTATCCGTTAATTAGTCTGACAAAGATCGGGTATCCGATTGTTAAATAATAGAACAAAGATACCAAATAAAACTATTAAATTTGTACATATCTTAATGAGAAATAATGAAAATCCGCAACTTTGTTGCAACTGATTTATTCGTATCTTTGTTCTACAATATAGAATCGGTATAAATAGATACACAATAATGAAAGATATAGAAAGTAAGGTACTGCCCGTCCTGGAGATGAGTTGTGCGGTTTGTGCCAATAACGTGGAAAGCACTGTCAGTGTACTTCCCGGAGTAGAAGATGCGACTGTCAATTTCGCGGCTAATACTTTATCCGTCAGATTCCGTCCGTCCGTTATCAGTTTGCAAAAAATACAGGAAGCCGTACAGGCGGCAGGGTATGATCTGATCATAGAGTCGGAAGACCCGCTTGCCGAGCAGGAGGAGATGGCACGTAAGCATTATAAGAAACTGAAACGGAATACGATCGGGGCATGGGTGCTGTCCGTACCGCTGGCGTTGCTGGGTATGGTGTTCATGCATATGTCGTATGCCAACTGGATCATGATGGTGCTTGCCCTGGCGATTATGCTGCTCTTCGGCAGGACATTCTATGTGAGCGGTGCACGCCATGCGATCCAGGGAAAGGCGAATATGGATACGCTGGTTGCCCTGAGTACATCCATTGCTTTTATTTTCAGTTTCTTTAATACTGTATATCCGCAGTTCTGGATCGAAAGGGGATTGGAGCCGCATGTGTATTATGAGGCATCGGGAGTAATTATTGCTTTCGTCTTGTTGGGTAAACTGATGGAGGAACGGGCAAAGAACAGCACCTCTTCCGCGATCAAAAGCCTGATGGGATTACAGCCGAAGACGGCACGCCTGGTGACGGACGGCAAAGAGGAAGAAGTCCCCATCTCTTCTTTGAAGACAGGGAATGTGGTGAGTGTCCGCCCCGGCGAGAAGATCCCGGTGGACGGTGTTTTGCTGCAAGGCTCCTCATCGGTCGATGAAAGCATGCTGAGCGGCGAGCCGATCCCGGTAGAGAAAACGGCGGGCGATCGGGTACTGGCAGGAACAATCAACCAGAAAGGAGCTTTTACTATGGAAGCTACCGGAGTGGGAAATGATACGATCCTGGCACAAATCGTTCAGATGGTACAGGCAGCCCAAGGAAGTAAAGCACCTGTGCAGCGTATAGTTGATAAAATAAGCGGTATATTTGTACCGGTGGTCGTGTTGCTTTCCGTGATCACATTCATCTGCTGGATGGTGATTGGCGGCGGCAGCTATTTCTCTTATGCACTCCTTTCGGCTGTTTCGGTATTGGTCATTGCCTGTCCGTGTGCCTTGGGGCTGGCAACTCCTACCGCTCTGATGGTCGGAATGGGGAAGGGGGCCGAACGGCATATCCTGATAAAAGATGCCTACGCATTGGAAACCCTTTGCAAAGTCGACACGATCGTATTGGATAAGACAGGAACGTTGACGGAAGGAGTTCCGGTAGTGGTCGATTCCTGTTGGCTGACCGAATCGAATGTCTGCTATCTGGATATTCTCTATACGGCAGAACTGAAGTCGGAACATCCGCTGGCATCCGCCATTATCCGTTGGCTGGAAGATTCGGGTGCATCGAGCACTGAAGCAGAGAATTTCGAAAGTCTTACCGGGCGCGGAATCCGTATGGAAGCGGGAGGTACCGTGTATTGGGTCGGAAGTCAGGGGCTGCTGGAAATGTTCGGTGCCCGCATCCCCGACGAAACCATGGAGCAGATCGGCAAATGGCAGGATGAAGGTATAAGCATCGTTTATTATGGCGAAGGCGATCGCCTGCTGGCTGTTTTGGCTATTTCAGACCGTATCAAACCGACATCGGCAGAGGCTGTCAGCAAATTGACGGAGATGGGAATAGAGGTTCATTTGCTGACGGGCGACGGAGTGAAGACGGCTGAAAGGGTGGCAAATACGTTAGGTATCGGTCATTTTAAAGCGGAAGTGATGCCGAACGATAAAGAGGAATATATTATCGCTCTCCAGAAGCTCGGAAAGACAGTTGCCATGGTGGGCGACGGTATTAACGACTCGCAGGCACTCGCCCGTGCGGATGTCAGCATTGCAATGGGGAAAGGGACGGATATTGCCATGGATGTGGCGATGGTCACGCTGATAACCTCCGACTTGTTGTTATTGCCCGAAGCGATCAAATTGTCGAAACGTACCGTGCGGCTGATCCATCAGAACTTGTTTTGGGCGTTTATCTATAACCTGATAGGCATACCTTTGGCAGCGGGTGTTTTGTTCCCGGTAAACGGATTGCTGCTGAACCCGATGCTGGCGAGTGCGGCGATGGCATTCAGCTCCGTGTCTGTGGTGCTTAACAGTTTGAGACTGAAATTTATGAAGTAACATTATAAACAGAAAGAATTATGTCGACAATGAAATTTAAAACAAATGCAAAATGTGGCGGCTGTGTGACTGCCATTGGTGCAAAACTGAATAACGTACTGAAAGACAATGAATGGTCTATCGATCTGAAATCACCGGATAAGGTGTTGGAAGTGACAGCCGATGTTCCGGCAGATACGATCGTTGCTGCTGTTACGGAAGCCGGTTTTAAAGCCGAACAACTGTAACCGGTAGGTAATGGTCAGAACCAAACAAAGACAAACGTATGGCGAAGAAGTAGCCAATGTACTGACCCATGGCGCAGGGATGATTTTCGGAATGGTAGCCCTTATTCTGTTAGTAGTGGCTTCCATCCGCAGCGGAAATCCCTGGGCTGTGGGCAGTTCGATTGTGTATGCCCTTAGCATGACATCTTCTTACGTCACTTCGACTTTTTATCATGCTTCTGCGAACGCACGGCGTAAAAGGCTGCTTCGTCGCTTCGATCATAGCGCTATTTATCTGCATATTGCCGGGACGTATACTCCTTTCACATTGGTAGCCCTCCGTCAGGTCGGTTACTGGGGATGGTCGTTGTTTGCGATCGTCTGGATTGCTGCTGCAATAGGGATCTTCCTGAGTTTCCGGAAGATGAAGAAAACGGATCATCTGAAAACGGCCTGTTACCTGGCAATGGGCTGGGTAGTCATTATCGCTTTCAAACCTTTACTGGATGTTTGCCGGCAGACCTCTTCGATGGATGTCCTGTACTGGCTGATCGGCGGAGGACTATTCTATACAGTGGGATGTATTTTTTACTTCTTCGATAAATATAAGTACATGCACCCTCTCTGGCATTTATTTGTATTAGGCGGCAGTGTCTGCCATTTCATCTCTGTCTATTTGTTGGTAAGATAAAAAAAGATGTTCAAGGAACTCTCTTCCATTCCAGGGATTCTGTGGAGGAAGCCGGATACATTGATAAAATAATCTTTAATAAGCAAGCTGTATATTGTGGTAAATCGTTACTTTTGTATCCTATGTAGTCCAATAATAGTCCAATATGGTTTTTAACGAAGTTGAGATAAATAATTTTAGAGGCATAAAACATTTGCTTCTCCCTGACTTGAAGCAGGTCAATTTGCTTGTCGGAAAAAATAATTGTGGCAAGTCTACTGTGCTTGATGCCATATTTTTATTATCAGGCTTTTCCAATCCTATTCTCAATATGAGAATAAATCAATTCAGAGATTATAACAGTTTTACTGAAGATGATATTGCTTTGAATTTTTATAATATGCAAACAAGCAATCATATTTACATATGTGGCAATATTAATGATAAGATTATCAGAGAACTAAAAATAAGTCCGGTTGTTTCACAATCTAAAATTGTACTTTCTAAAAATGATATATCCAGTCTTACCCTTTCTAATAAGGAAGCGGATATCAGTACAGGGTTGACTATGAATTTTGGATACATAGATTCGCATGGTGAAAAGAAAAGCGATAGTGCAACGATAAGATTAAATAAGAAGAACGAAGAAAAATTAGAAATCAAGTTTCCTAAGGAATATAAAGAAACCCTGTCAACAGCGTATATCAGTTCCAAATATGCGTTTAATATTGCTGTTGAACAATTGACGCGTATTATAGAGGAGAAACAGGAAAAAGTGATCGTGGAAATATTACAGCATATAGAACCCAGGATAAAATCTATAACTGTTTTGAAATCTCAGATAAATGTAGATATAGGGTTGGACAGATTGATTCCTATAAATATGTTAGGTGATGGTATTAGGAAATTGTTGGCAATAGTTACAGCTCTTTATGCCTGTAAGGATGGTGCGGTTTTTATTGATGAGATTGATAATGGATTGCATTTTTCTTCTTTATCCTCTTTATGGAAGGCTATAATTAAAACTGCAGACTTGTTGAATGTACAGGTTTTTGCTACTACGCATAACATTGAATCGTTGCAATCTTTGAATAAAGTTTTATCTGAAGACGGATATGCTGATTCACAAAATGATATAATGTGCTATTCTCTACGACATATGCTGACTGATGAACTCAAAGCATATAAATATCCTTATGAGAAATTTCAATATGTTATCAACCAGGAAATCGAAATAAGATGATTCGAATTTTTGTAGAAGGAAGGGATAAGCAATTTTTGGAAAAATACCTCCGGTTTTTATCAGAAAAAGATGAGGGAGCCTGGGAGATTATTTCTGCGGGAGGATACACTAAATTACATTTACTGGATCAGCAATTTAAGGAAAACAGTGAACGTGGTGGTAAAAACCTGGTTGTTTTCGATGCTGATAGTGATGAGAATGGAGGTGGCTATGCTGTAAGAATGAAATATTTGCTTGATAAACTGGAGGAATTATCATTATCAGCCGACTTATTCCTATTCCCTAACAATAAGGATGATGGTGATTTTGAGTTACTATTGGAACATATAGTTAATGAGGAACATGCTTGTTTGCTTGAATGTTTTGAAGGATATGAAATGTGTGTTTCGGGTCATAAAGAAGAGAATGGAGATTCCAAATATATAACACCTAACAGAAAATCTAAAATTTATGCTTATTTGGAATCGCGTGATACTTCAGTGGTTCAATCCGGCTGTTTGGCTGCTCAAACAGGAGTTACAGAATATTCATGAATACGAAGCCGATGAGAGCGTGATCAATCACGGTGTCGATGCAAAGAGATATCAATTATTATTAATAAAAAAAGCTGTTGGTTCACAGCGCTTCATTTCTATGGCCAACAGCTTTAATCACAGTAAACTAAAAAAACGAATTACTATGATGTTAAAACGAAAATCGAATCCCTGGGCACGGCTGAAGTATCTGTATGTACTTCCGCTGACTGCGGTTGCAGTAGTTGCTTTTGCCCGTCCTGAAATCTCTCGCGAACTGGAAAAGATTTCAAGTGCCAAAATTAGCGAAATTGTTCCGGTAAAGGAAGTTATTGAGCCTAAAAAAGCAGAATCCGTTGTGGAGGCTGCTCCGGTACCGGAAGAAAAGCCGGTAGTCAAACCGGTTGTAAAAGTGACATCGAAGGTGGATACTTCGGTTCCTCAGGATACGAAGAGTATCAAGATCGAAGTCTCTCCGGTGGAAAAGAAAGAGACTGAGGATCCGCTGGAATCCATGCAGAAACAGCTGGACGACTTTTCTAAAGGGGCTGAAGACCGTATGAAGAAGATTAAGACAAAAGTTGAAATGTCCCGCAACCTGATTCTGATAGATTATGAAGTTGCGACCTACGAGCAGTTGGATGCTGTCTCTCCGGATGATATCTTCAGTTTTTCGGTGAGTCCGAAGGATCGGAGCAAAGAACTTTTAGCGAAATATAATGCTACGGATAAGCAGGGCGTTATTTCGGTGGTAACAAAGAAAGGTCTCGATTCCGGAAAAGTGAAAGAGAATGAAGTAAAGGTAGTGGGTCATGGGGCCATGGAAGGAAATTTGCCTGGAAATGTAAATCTTCGTATCAGAAATAGCCAAGGATCAGGAAATCCGCTTGTTTTCGTCGATGGTGTGGAACAGACAGATGAAGATGCAATTCAAAAAATAAATCCTAATATTATTGAATCGATCTCTGTAATGAAAGATGAGTCCGCCAAAAAAATGCATGGGGAAAAAGCCCGAAACGGAGTTATTTATATAACAACAAAGAATGCATTAAAAGGGAAGTAAGATGGTAAAGACATATTTATATCAGTTGACCGTGGTTTCCTGCCTTTTTCTGGCAGCATGCAATGAGAGTAAGACGACGGACGGAGGGTTGCGTGTGATTCCGCTGGGGACAGCGATCGATGCCCGGACGGAGTTGAATGCGTCCGATTGTTTCAAGCAGGTACGGTATGTTCCCTTGGA
This is a stretch of genomic DNA from Parabacteroides chongii. It encodes these proteins:
- a CDS encoding DUF3226 domain-containing protein, encoding MIRIFVEGRDKQFLEKYLRFLSEKDEGAWEIISAGGYTKLHLLDQQFKENSERGGKNLVVFDADSDENGGGYAVRMKYLLDKLEELSLSADLFLFPNNKDDGDFELLLEHIVNEEHACLLECFEGYEMCVSGHKEENGDSKYITPNRKSKIYAYLESRDTSVVQSGCLAAQTGVTEYS
- a CDS encoding AAA family ATPase produces the protein MVFNEVEINNFRGIKHLLLPDLKQVNLLVGKNNCGKSTVLDAIFLLSGFSNPILNMRINQFRDYNSFTEDDIALNFYNMQTSNHIYICGNINDKIIRELKISPVVSQSKIVLSKNDISSLTLSNKEADISTGLTMNFGYIDSHGEKKSDSATIRLNKKNEEKLEIKFPKEYKETLSTAYISSKYAFNIAVEQLTRIIEEKQEKVIVEILQHIEPRIKSITVLKSQINVDIGLDRLIPINMLGDGIRKLLAIVTALYACKDGAVFIDEIDNGLHFSSLSSLWKAIIKTADLLNVQVFATTHNIESLQSLNKVLSEDGYADSQNDIMCYSLRHMLTDELKAYKYPYEKFQYVINQEIEIR
- the trhA gene encoding PAQR family membrane homeostasis protein TrhA, encoding MVRTKQRQTYGEEVANVLTHGAGMIFGMVALILLVVASIRSGNPWAVGSSIVYALSMTSSYVTSTFYHASANARRKRLLRRFDHSAIYLHIAGTYTPFTLVALRQVGYWGWSLFAIVWIAAAIGIFLSFRKMKKTDHLKTACYLAMGWVVIIAFKPLLDVCRQTSSMDVLYWLIGGGLFYTVGCIFYFFDKYKYMHPLWHLFVLGGSVCHFISVYLLVR
- a CDS encoding heavy-metal-associated domain-containing protein, with product MSTMKFKTNAKCGGCVTAIGAKLNNVLKDNEWSIDLKSPDKVLEVTADVPADTIVAAVTEAGFKAEQL
- a CDS encoding heavy metal translocating P-type ATPase, with the protein product MKDIESKVLPVLEMSCAVCANNVESTVSVLPGVEDATVNFAANTLSVRFRPSVISLQKIQEAVQAAGYDLIIESEDPLAEQEEMARKHYKKLKRNTIGAWVLSVPLALLGMVFMHMSYANWIMMVLALAIMLLFGRTFYVSGARHAIQGKANMDTLVALSTSIAFIFSFFNTVYPQFWIERGLEPHVYYEASGVIIAFVLLGKLMEERAKNSTSSAIKSLMGLQPKTARLVTDGKEEEVPISSLKTGNVVSVRPGEKIPVDGVLLQGSSSVDESMLSGEPIPVEKTAGDRVLAGTINQKGAFTMEATGVGNDTILAQIVQMVQAAQGSKAPVQRIVDKISGIFVPVVVLLSVITFICWMVIGGGSYFSYALLSAVSVLVIACPCALGLATPTALMVGMGKGAERHILIKDAYALETLCKVDTIVLDKTGTLTEGVPVVVDSCWLTESNVCYLDILYTAELKSEHPLASAIIRWLEDSGASSTEAENFESLTGRGIRMEAGGTVYWVGSQGLLEMFGARIPDETMEQIGKWQDEGISIVYYGEGDRLLAVLAISDRIKPTSAEAVSKLTEMGIEVHLLTGDGVKTAERVANTLGIGHFKAEVMPNDKEEYIIALQKLGKTVAMVGDGINDSQALARADVSIAMGKGTDIAMDVAMVTLITSDLLLLPEAIKLSKRTVRLIHQNLFWAFIYNLIGIPLAAGVLFPVNGLLLNPMLASAAMAFSSVSVVLNSLRLKFMK
- the hypD gene encoding trans-4-hydroxy-L-proline dehydratase encodes the protein MSMITAQRAPKSASNFAPAVEANAYGMNDRIKRLRRLSFEAEPSLSIERALIETRFYKENYGKYPIPVLRALNFLEICKHKTIYIGKDELIVGERGPAPKAVPTFPELTCHSVEDLHVLNTRELQRYTISQEDIDTYEREVIPYWKDRTQRERIFSHVPKEWKDAYEAGMFTEFMEQRAPGHTALDGKVYRYGLLDLKERIARELAALDFMNDPEATDKQEELTAMSISCDAAILFAERHADLADEMSITEEDPARAAELRKIAEVCRWVPAHAPRTYWEAIQMYWFVHLGTITELNGWDAMNPGHFDQHLAPFYEKEIAAGTLTRAEAKELMSCFFIKVNNHTAPPKVGITAKESGTYNDFTNLNIGGVKADGSDGVSEVSYIMLETIEELHILQPGSAIHISSRTPERFLRAGCKVIRQGHGYPSVFNPDVYIQELMRQGKSLHDAREGGCSGCIEVGAFGKEAYVLTGYLNVPKILEVTLNNGLDPVSGRKVGLETGDPRDFASYDELYAAFLKQLRYFVDMKMRVSNYIDRMFAKYAPATFLSLFIDDCIVKGRDYYNSGPRYNTTYIQCTGLGTITDSLSSLKKHVFEDKRFSMDELLKAMANNFAGAEVMRQTILNRTPFFGNDDEYADSIAVKVFDDLYDTIEGKPNTKGECFHLNMLSTTCHVYFGKVMGATPNGRLAEKAISDGTSPSHGADTHGPSAVVKSLGKLDQVKSGGTLLNQRFLPSLLKREEDISKLASLIRSYFALGGHHIQFNIVDTETLYAAQKCPEDYRDLLVRVAGYSDYFNDMNADLQADVIARTEQDGF
- a CDS encoding glycyl-radical enzyme activating protein, with product MALIFDIKRYAINDGPGIRTTLFMKGCPLSCVWCHNPEGLSNRKQKLYTRKKCIGCRTCVEACPQKALTWTAGGIVTDPSLCDLCGICAEVCPVRAMEISGTECSIDYLMKEIEKETVFMDRSEGGVTFCGGEPLQHPEMLLELLRRCGELGIHRAVDTTLFARPEIVREVMEHSELFLVDLKQMDTIKHKLYCGVPNELILSNLRMIAEVGHEFRIRIPLIEGINADEENIVRSAAFLSSLPWKHRTVNILLYHDIGKNKHEKLGTVYNPDRYPMATPSEETVQRCTELFNRYGIEVVTGG
- a CDS encoding TonB-dependent receptor plug domain-containing protein, with protein sequence MEGNLPGNVNLRIRNSQGSGNPLVFVDGVEQTDEDAIQKINPNIIESISVMKDESAKKMHGEKARNGVIYITTKNALKGK
- a CDS encoding YhcH/YjgK/YiaL family protein, coding for MILDSLNNTEKVERLHPLFKKAFDYIKETDFSKVEDGKYELDGSRLFINVASLTGKDKKDAAIETHKKYIDIQLPLLGVEKIGWKPGCELQEESIPYDEAKDIAFYVDRPTAYTKIYPGQFAVYFPEDGHAPGIGEGNIRKVIVKVQVEE